A genomic stretch from Komagataeibacter xylinus includes:
- a CDS encoding IS256 family transposase, whose product MTISKELLDELLTGVKRPEDLLGDSGLLKELKIRLMERMLGAELTAHLGYEEGKAAPPGQSNRRNGSTTKVLKGQEGTFPVTVPRDRDSSFEPELVKKGQTRIDGIDDRIIGLYAAGLTVRDIQTHLLDLYGLKVSPDLISRVTDAVLDEVREWQGRALDRMYPIVIFDALRVKIRDADSRTVKNKAVYVALGVTREGVREVLGLWIAENEGAKFWLSVMNELKNRGIQDILIAVVDGLKGFPEAITAAFPEAMVQTCIVHLVRHSLNFCSWKDRKAVAADLRRIYGAATADMAAAELDAFEGKWAGKYASIAPAWRRAWPEVIPFFAFDPAIRKIIYTTNAIESLNRVIRKSIKTRGSFPTDDAATKLIYLAIRGFEKDGRNVREWFAARNQFAIMFGERFAA is encoded by the coding sequence ATGACCATCTCGAAGGAACTCCTGGACGAATTGCTGACGGGCGTGAAGCGTCCTGAAGACCTGCTCGGAGACAGCGGGTTGCTGAAGGAGCTGAAAATTCGGCTCATGGAGCGTATGCTGGGTGCGGAGTTGACCGCGCATCTGGGCTATGAGGAAGGCAAGGCTGCCCCGCCGGGCCAGTCGAACCGGCGGAATGGCTCCACGACCAAGGTGCTGAAAGGCCAGGAGGGCACCTTTCCAGTGACGGTGCCGCGCGACCGCGACAGCAGTTTCGAGCCGGAGCTTGTAAAGAAGGGCCAGACCCGGATTGACGGGATCGACGACAGGATCATCGGTCTCTATGCCGCCGGCCTGACTGTCCGGGACATCCAGACCCATCTGCTTGATCTTTATGGCCTGAAGGTCTCTCCCGACCTGATCAGCCGCGTCACCGATGCCGTGCTGGACGAGGTCCGGGAGTGGCAGGGCCGGGCGCTGGATCGGATGTATCCCATCGTGATCTTCGATGCTCTTCGGGTAAAGATCCGCGATGCTGACAGCCGGACCGTTAAAAACAAGGCGGTTTACGTTGCTCTCGGTGTCACCCGCGAGGGAGTGCGCGAGGTTCTGGGGCTCTGGATCGCCGAGAATGAAGGCGCCAAATTCTGGCTTTCGGTCATGAACGAGTTGAAGAACCGGGGCATCCAGGACATCCTGATCGCGGTCGTGGACGGGCTGAAAGGCTTTCCCGAGGCCATCACCGCCGCCTTTCCCGAGGCGATGGTTCAGACCTGTATTGTTCACCTGGTGCGCCACAGCCTGAACTTCTGCTCATGGAAGGACCGTAAGGCCGTGGCTGCCGACCTGCGCCGGATCTACGGGGCCGCCACCGCTGACATGGCGGCCGCCGAACTTGATGCGTTCGAGGGGAAATGGGCCGGGAAATACGCGTCAATCGCCCCGGCATGGCGCCGGGCATGGCCAGAAGTGATCCCGTTTTTTGCCTTCGATCCGGCAATCCGAAAGATCATATACACCACGAACGCCATTGAGAGCCTGAACAGGGTTATCCGCAAATCGATCAAGACGCGCGGTTCGTTCCCGACTGACGATGCCGCAACAAAGCTGATCTACCTGGCAATCCGCGGCTTTGAGAAAGACGGGCGGAATGTTCGGGAATGGTTTGCAGCCCGCAACCAGTTCGCCATAATGTTCGGCGAGCGCTTCGCCGCTTGA
- a CDS encoding site-specific integrase, which produces MLERAPRSGLLFPNRDGAPYRNAASNYGQVMRRVAARCEAESIPFTRFRIHDLRHAFAIRWLKAGGDIYRLSRHLGHISVKTTEIYLSALTADELDRVLHVGTKDGTETP; this is translated from the coding sequence TTGCTGGAACGCGCGCCACGCAGCGGTCTCCTGTTCCCCAATCGTGATGGCGCCCCCTATCGCAACGCGGCCTCGAATTACGGGCAGGTCATGCGCCGGGTCGCTGCACGCTGCGAGGCCGAAAGCATACCCTTCACCCGCTTCCGCATCCATGACCTCCGCCACGCCTTCGCCATCCGATGGCTCAAGGCGGGTGGTGACATCTACCGGCTGAGCCGCCATCTGGGACATATATCGGTCAAGACGACCGAAATCTACCTGTCTGCCCTGACGGCGGATGAACTGGACCGCGTGCTGCATGTCGGCACAAAAGACGGCACAGAGACCCCATGA
- a CDS encoding acyl-homoserine-lactone synthase: MIEVVTVENAHWCGTALAEQFKFRYRHFVANEQWEVPFYKGMEYDQFDTPAAVYLVWRDVAGVVRGMIRLLPTNRPYMLETLWPDMMPDPIVPSGPTVWEITRFGVERNLSLSLRKQISAELILACIEFSVLNDIHTYLFLTAWGVLKRIVPGAGVEAQIHSRKTLPSGHDVASAVVPVSQVVLDKARAKLNIHYAVLDNNSFEQQHAA; this comes from the coding sequence ATGATCGAAGTCGTAACCGTTGAAAATGCCCACTGGTGCGGAACAGCTCTCGCTGAGCAGTTCAAGTTTCGCTACCGCCATTTTGTGGCCAATGAGCAGTGGGAAGTCCCCTTCTACAAGGGGATGGAATACGACCAATTCGATACGCCTGCTGCTGTCTACCTTGTATGGCGCGATGTTGCAGGTGTTGTCCGGGGCATGATCCGTCTGCTGCCAACGAACCGGCCTTACATGCTGGAAACGCTTTGGCCCGATATGATGCCCGATCCGATTGTTCCATCTGGTCCGACCGTCTGGGAAATCACCCGGTTTGGCGTTGAACGAAATCTGTCCCTCTCCCTGCGTAAGCAGATATCAGCCGAACTGATCCTGGCATGCATAGAATTTTCAGTGCTGAATGATATTCACACCTATCTGTTCCTGACAGCATGGGGTGTCCTCAAGCGGATTGTACCTGGCGCTGGAGTAGAGGCGCAGATTCACAGCAGGAAGACACTGCCTTCCGGCCATGATGTTGCTTCTGCCGTTGTGCCAGTCTCCCAGGTCGTTCTGGATAAGGCCCGGGCCAAGCTGAATATCCATTACGCTGTTCTCGATAACAACAGCTTTGAGCAGCAACATGCAGCATAG
- the bcsA gene encoding UDP-forming cellulose synthase catalytic subunit, whose translation MFRELWLKWGGASLIATPAAQRALIFVLVAGGALICVSVGGVSVSPVQQGCISIGTVGLFFLLNRRPGRHITCILMMLSLFVSFRYLIWRLGSTVQFASLLQSVLSVALLLAEGYALSTLCLSYFQMSWPLHRKPHRLPDNLDDWPMVDVYVPSYNEDLELVRSTVLGAMDLHWPEGKLNVYILDDGRRKAFHDFAKESGAGYIIRSENNHAKAGNLNHAMKITKGEFVVIFDCDHVPTRSFLLKTIGWMVADPKLALLQTPHHFYSPDPFQRNLAAGYDVPPEGNMFYGLVQDGNDFWDATFFCGSCAAIRRSALLSVGGFATETVTEDAHTALKMQRKGWGTAYLRQPLAGGLATERLILHIGQRVRWARGMLQIMRLDNPMLGCGLRWEQRLCYLSAMSHFLFAIPRVTFLVSPLAFLFLGQNIIAASPFGITVYALPHIFHSIMTLSRIEGRWRYSFWSEIYETSLALFLVRITIVTLLQPHKGQFNVTDKGGLLARGYFDFSAVYPNVIMALILFAGMVRGLFGMVFDYHEKLAFQSFALNTLWITISLIVVLASIAVGRETRQIRHAPRVRVKLPVDICFENGDVFHAHTTDISLGGAGVTLNLSTTLETPVDIELRYTHPEDGIEVAVPARILGQRGSWLHLQWKIETLEEERQVVSMVFGRSDAWNNWADFKDDRPLNSIYQVIKSIGGLLAPPYLWNVSPAGDSGDEGEAGGKKEEEKLEKKSLIVPPTHASSIRGGAAALIASLVLAVFPAMAAEPVHPTVFDRTGVSSATPWGDSNSGDLPPVPQPVDAAAAGRIADTEVTRTIAFRDLGLVNGPLSLTGISPLQGLDVVVPANRVVTHATLSLSGAISPSLLPEASAVNVTLNEQYVGTIRVDPTHPTFGPVEFPIDPLYFTEDSKLNFRFAGEYRRDCNDLYNDVLWAKISDQSTITLTTARIAPERTLARLPAPFFDPALRVAMRVPVVLPAPTSAPEVLRGAGLVASWLGRMAGSHQISFPVSSALPDTGNAIEIGENLAVDDEGHLPAGPTLLEIANPADKWGTILVVTGRNAKEVEIAARKLVFSPDTLGDVPSIVVQDVSLRPRQPYDAPAFIPTDRPVRLGELVAASDLQTSGFVGTPLHVPFHLPPDLYTWHQLPFLMDLWFRAPDGAVMDLNASRLDIHLNHNYIQSYSLRPNSLWRAWSERMVTQHAGAVGHVTAMPPWLLFGQNDLQFSFNTRPVDFGACRRTPGDVQMAVDSDSMLDFRRGVHFTMLPNLSYFAEIGFPFSRMADLSETTVVLPRTPDHDTLGAYLDLMGFFGSITGYPVAGVHLTSTDEVAQKPPSGDVILLAPVQQMGGGAALLSRSAYHIDDRHLAVGQNMGLQGIWYLFQDRDSAGLRNGVTANLDAPVKGAAFMIGAESPYAAHRSVLALIGDDGGRIEELVTGLHDSKVLPQIQGDLVLKNGSQLTTYRTSPTYSVGHLPFWMWVDWFLSRHPLLMYLCGVTGAVMLGTGAWMWLRARARRRVREQEKADEEARMRGEGH comes from the coding sequence ATGTTCAGGGAATTATGGCTGAAGTGGGGCGGGGCATCTTTGATAGCCACGCCCGCCGCGCAGAGGGCGCTGATCTTCGTGCTTGTGGCTGGGGGGGCGCTCATCTGCGTCTCGGTGGGGGGCGTTAGCGTTTCTCCCGTGCAGCAGGGCTGTATTTCCATTGGCACGGTGGGGCTGTTCTTTTTGCTCAACCGCAGGCCGGGGCGACATATCACCTGCATTCTCATGATGCTGTCGCTGTTCGTATCCTTCCGCTACCTGATCTGGCGGCTGGGCAGCACGGTACAGTTTGCCAGCCTGCTCCAGAGCGTGCTGTCAGTAGCACTTTTGCTGGCGGAGGGTTATGCGCTCTCGACCCTGTGCCTGAGCTATTTCCAGATGTCGTGGCCGCTCCACCGCAAGCCCCACCGCCTGCCTGACAACCTTGATGACTGGCCGATGGTCGATGTGTACGTTCCCTCCTACAACGAGGATCTGGAACTGGTGCGTTCAACCGTGCTTGGCGCCATGGACCTGCACTGGCCCGAGGGCAAGCTCAACGTCTATATTCTCGATGACGGGCGGCGCAAGGCGTTCCATGATTTTGCCAAGGAATCCGGCGCAGGCTACATTATCCGCTCCGAGAACAATCATGCCAAGGCGGGCAATCTCAACCATGCGATGAAGATCACGAAAGGCGAATTCGTGGTCATTTTCGATTGTGATCATGTGCCCACGCGCTCGTTCCTGCTCAAGACCATTGGCTGGATGGTGGCCGACCCCAAGCTGGCCCTGCTTCAGACCCCGCATCACTTCTATTCCCCCGATCCGTTCCAGCGCAATCTGGCCGCAGGCTATGACGTGCCGCCCGAGGGCAACATGTTCTATGGCCTGGTGCAGGACGGCAATGATTTCTGGGATGCCACCTTCTTCTGCGGTTCCTGCGCCGCCATCCGCCGCTCAGCCCTGCTCAGCGTGGGCGGGTTTGCCACCGAGACGGTAACCGAGGATGCGCACACCGCGCTGAAGATGCAGCGCAAGGGGTGGGGCACCGCCTATCTGCGCCAGCCGCTTGCCGGTGGCCTCGCCACCGAGCGCCTGATCCTGCATATCGGCCAGCGCGTGCGCTGGGCGCGCGGCATGCTCCAGATCATGCGGCTTGATAACCCCATGCTCGGCTGTGGCCTGCGGTGGGAGCAGCGACTGTGCTACCTGTCGGCCATGTCGCACTTTCTGTTTGCCATACCAAGGGTGACCTTTCTGGTCTCGCCGCTGGCGTTCCTGTTTTTAGGCCAGAACATCATCGCGGCCTCGCCGTTTGGCATTACGGTTTATGCCCTGCCGCATATCTTTCATTCCATCATGACGCTCTCGCGCATCGAGGGGCGGTGGCGCTATTCCTTCTGGAGCGAGATTTATGAAACCTCGCTCGCGCTGTTCCTGGTGCGCATTACCATCGTAACCCTGCTCCAGCCGCACAAGGGCCAGTTTAACGTGACCGACAAGGGCGGCCTGCTGGCGCGGGGCTATTTTGATTTCAGTGCGGTTTACCCCAACGTCATCATGGCGCTGATCCTGTTTGCCGGCATGGTGCGTGGCCTGTTCGGCATGGTGTTCGACTATCACGAGAAACTGGCCTTCCAGTCTTTCGCGCTCAATACGTTATGGATCACCATCAGCCTGATCGTGGTGCTGGCCTCCATTGCGGTGGGGCGCGAGACCCGGCAGATCCGGCATGCGCCGCGCGTGCGGGTCAAGCTGCCGGTTGATATCTGTTTTGAAAATGGCGATGTCTTTCATGCCCATACAACCGATATCTCGCTTGGCGGGGCGGGCGTTACGCTTAACCTGTCCACCACGCTGGAAACGCCCGTCGATATTGAATTGCGCTATACCCACCCCGAGGATGGCATTGAAGTGGCCGTGCCCGCCCGTATTCTGGGCCAGCGTGGCTCGTGGCTGCACCTGCAATGGAAGATCGAGACGCTGGAAGAGGAACGGCAGGTTGTGAGCATGGTATTCGGGCGCAGTGATGCGTGGAATAACTGGGCCGATTTCAAGGACGACCGGCCGCTTAACAGTATCTATCAGGTAATCAAAAGCATCGGCGGGCTGCTTGCGCCGCCGTATCTGTGGAATGTCAGCCCTGCAGGCGATAGCGGGGATGAGGGGGAAGCCGGAGGAAAGAAAGAGGAAGAAAAGCTGGAAAAGAAGAGCCTGATCGTGCCCCCCACACATGCCAGCAGCATACGCGGCGGTGCGGCTGCGCTGATTGCATCCCTCGTGCTGGCGGTCTTTCCTGCCATGGCGGCTGAACCCGTGCACCCCACGGTTTTTGACCGCACGGGCGTATCATCCGCAACGCCCTGGGGCGACAGCAATTCCGGTGATCTGCCGCCCGTGCCGCAACCGGTGGATGCCGCCGCTGCCGGGCGCATAGCCGATACCGAGGTCACGCGCACCATTGCCTTCCGCGATCTCGGCCTGGTCAACGGGCCGCTGAGCCTGACCGGTATCTCCCCGCTCCAGGGGCTTGATGTGGTGGTGCCGGCCAACCGCGTGGTTACGCACGCGACGCTGAGCCTGTCTGGTGCGATTTCGCCTTCGCTTCTGCCTGAGGCCTCTGCCGTCAACGTTACCCTCAACGAGCAGTATGTCGGCACGATCCGGGTCGATCCCACGCACCCGACTTTCGGGCCGGTCGAGTTCCCCATAGACCCGCTTTACTTTACCGAGGACAGCAAGCTCAACTTCCGCTTTGCGGGTGAATACCGGCGTGACTGTAACGATCTTTACAATGATGTGCTGTGGGCCAAGATATCGGACCAGTCCACCATTACCCTCACCACTGCCCGCATAGCACCTGAACGCACACTTGCACGCCTGCCCGCGCCTTTCTTTGACCCCGCCCTGAGGGTGGCGATGCGCGTGCCCGTTGTCCTGCCCGCGCCCACGTCGGCACCGGAGGTCCTGCGCGGGGCGGGACTCGTGGCCTCGTGGCTGGGCCGGATGGCGGGATCGCACCAGATTTCCTTTCCCGTATCTTCCGCCCTGCCAGATACGGGGAATGCCATCGAGATTGGCGAGAACCTTGCGGTTGATGACGAAGGCCATCTGCCAGCAGGACCAACCCTGCTGGAGATCGCCAACCCTGCCGACAAATGGGGGACCATCCTTGTCGTGACCGGGCGCAATGCGAAGGAGGTCGAGATCGCGGCGCGCAAGCTGGTGTTCTCGCCTGATACGCTGGGCGATGTTCCGTCCATCGTGGTGCAGGATGTCAGCCTGCGCCCGCGCCAGCCTTATGACGCGCCTGCGTTCATTCCCACTGACCGGCCGGTGCGGCTGGGCGAACTCGTTGCTGCAAGTGATCTGCAGACATCGGGTTTTGTGGGCACCCCCCTGCATGTGCCCTTTCATCTGCCGCCCGACCTGTATACCTGGCACCAGCTGCCTTTTCTGATGGATCTGTGGTTCCGTGCGCCTGATGGGGCGGTAATGGACCTCAATGCATCGCGGCTCGATATTCATCTCAACCATAATTATATCCAGAGCTATTCGCTCCGCCCCAACAGTTTGTGGCGGGCCTGGTCGGAGCGGATGGTGACCCAGCATGCAGGGGCCGTGGGGCATGTCACCGCCATGCCGCCCTGGCTTCTGTTCGGGCAGAATGACCTGCAGTTCAGCTTCAATACCCGCCCGGTAGACTTTGGTGCATGCCGCCGCACGCCCGGCGATGTGCAGATGGCGGTTGATTCGGACTCCATGCTCGACTTCCGGCGTGGGGTGCATTTCACCATGCTGCCCAACCTGTCCTATTTTGCCGAGATTGGTTTTCCGTTCTCGCGCATGGCCGATCTGAGCGAGACCACGGTAGTGCTGCCCCGCACGCCTGACCACGATACGCTTGGCGCTTATCTGGACCTGATGGGCTTTTTCGGGTCGATTACGGGTTATCCGGTTGCGGGAGTGCATCTGACCAGCACGGATGAGGTCGCGCAGAAACCACCTTCGGGCGATGTGATCCTGCTGGCGCCGGTGCAGCAGATGGGGGGCGGGGCTGCGCTGCTGTCGCGGTCAGCCTATCATATTGATGACCGCCATCTCGCCGTTGGGCAGAACATGGGGCTGCAGGGCATCTGGTACCTGTTTCAGGACCGGGACAGCGCTGGCCTGCGCAATGGTGTTACGGCCAACCTTGATGCCCCCGTCAAGGGAGCGGCGTTCATGATCGGGGCGGAATCGCCCTACGCGGCACATCGGTCGGTCCTGGCGCTGATAGGCGATGATGGCGGCCGGATTGAGGAACTGGTGACCGGCCTGCATGACAGCAAGGTGCTGCCGCAGATACAGGGTGATCTGGTGCTGAAAAACGGCAGCCAGCTGACCACCTACCGCACATCGCCCACCTATAGCGTAGGACACCTGCCATTCTGGATGTGGGTGGACTGGTTCCTCTCACGTCATCCGCTGCTGATGTATCTATGCGGCGTAACGGGGGCGGTCATGCTGGGCACGGGGGCATGGATGTGGTTGCGTGCGCGGGCCCGACGCCGGGTGCGCGAACAGGAAAAAGCCGATGAAGAAGCCCGCATGCGTGGGGAGGGGCACTAA
- a CDS encoding autoinducer binding domain-containing protein codes for MVGLTIDLLAKLHDLENAATKHDLLSIYLGAVLSVGNVHVTIVELNRIEDPKENFIHVGYPTEWVNFYIENNYIISDPIIKKSRFISHPYFWHEIRNTNKEEKKIIRDVSEFGIKKGLTIPVHTHDRLVYAICFAFTDKNIDQEIELYLRALSNFFIASYKKLDEPADMSPPILTPREKECLRWTAKGKSSWETGMIVGVSERTVNFHINNALLKLKCTNRIMGVVQAICAGLIEL; via the coding sequence ATGGTGGGCTTGACGATTGACCTCCTGGCGAAACTACATGACCTTGAGAACGCAGCCACTAAGCACGATCTATTATCCATCTATCTTGGTGCCGTTCTGTCAGTCGGGAATGTCCACGTAACCATTGTGGAATTGAACAGGATTGAAGACCCTAAAGAAAATTTTATACACGTTGGTTATCCAACGGAATGGGTCAATTTCTATATTGAGAACAATTACATTATCTCTGACCCAATAATAAAAAAATCCAGATTTATAAGTCACCCATATTTCTGGCATGAAATCAGAAACACAAACAAAGAAGAAAAAAAGATAATAAGAGATGTATCTGAATTTGGCATAAAAAAGGGCCTGACAATACCGGTCCATACTCATGACAGATTGGTTTATGCCATTTGCTTCGCATTTACAGATAAAAACATAGATCAGGAAATTGAACTTTATCTGCGTGCGTTATCCAATTTTTTCATTGCCAGTTATAAAAAATTGGATGAACCGGCAGATATGTCGCCCCCCATTCTTACCCCCCGTGAAAAAGAATGTCTGAGATGGACAGCCAAGGGTAAAAGCTCGTGGGAAACCGGGATGATTGTTGGTGTCAGTGAGCGAACCGTTAACTTTCACATCAACAATGCCTTGCTGAAACTGAAATGTACGAATCGCATCATGGGTGTGGTGCAGGCTATCTGTGCCGGCCTGATTGAACTGTGA
- a CDS encoding IS5 family transposase, whose product MKQPGFFDVDERLARLSGLGDQLEAFSRTVDFEAFRPDLEKALAYSDRSKGGRPPFDPVLMFKILVIQTLNNLSDERTEYLINDRLSFMRFLGLGLSDRVPDAKTVWLFRERLTEAGAIQKLFERFDATLRNAGYLPMSGQILDATLVAAPKQRNTKGEKADLRAGRIPEDWQDKPAKMSHKDRHARWTLKFTKAKRQDDGTIPSSDLAIPFFGYKSHISIDRKFRFIRKWKTTDAAASDGARLREGLLDKTNTASSVWADTAYRSKANEDFMDKEGFVSKVHRKKPHLKPMPRHIQKSNAGKSVIRSRVEHVFADQKSQTGLFIRTVGITRATMRIGLANIVYNMRRFLFLERLNASA is encoded by the coding sequence ATGAAGCAGCCGGGTTTCTTTGATGTTGACGAGCGGCTTGCCCGGTTAAGCGGGCTTGGCGATCAGTTGGAGGCATTTTCCCGGACTGTGGATTTTGAGGCGTTCCGCCCTGATCTGGAGAAGGCTCTGGCCTATTCAGACAGGAGCAAAGGCGGCCGTCCCCCGTTCGATCCGGTGCTGATGTTCAAGATCCTGGTCATCCAGACGCTGAACAATCTCTCCGACGAGCGAACGGAATATCTGATCAACGACCGCCTGTCCTTCATGCGTTTCCTCGGTCTGGGACTGTCGGACCGGGTGCCCGATGCCAAAACGGTCTGGCTGTTTCGCGAGCGTCTGACCGAGGCAGGCGCCATCCAGAAGCTGTTCGAGCGCTTTGACGCCACCCTGCGTAACGCTGGGTATCTGCCGATGTCCGGCCAGATCCTGGATGCCACGCTGGTGGCAGCGCCAAAGCAGCGCAATACCAAAGGGGAGAAAGCGGATCTCCGGGCGGGACGTATTCCAGAAGACTGGCAGGACAAGCCCGCAAAGATGTCGCACAAGGATCGTCATGCACGATGGACACTTAAGTTCACGAAGGCGAAGCGGCAGGACGATGGAACCATACCGTCGAGCGATCTCGCCATCCCGTTCTTTGGCTACAAATCCCACATCTCCATCGACCGGAAGTTTCGGTTCATCCGAAAATGGAAGACGACGGATGCCGCCGCCAGTGATGGTGCGCGATTGAGAGAGGGGCTGTTAGATAAAACCAATACGGCCTCAAGCGTTTGGGCTGATACAGCTTATCGCTCGAAAGCGAATGAGGACTTCATGGACAAAGAGGGTTTTGTCTCAAAGGTTCACAGAAAAAAGCCGCATCTCAAGCCTATGCCCCGACATATCCAGAAATCGAATGCTGGAAAGTCCGTGATCCGATCACGCGTCGAGCACGTCTTTGCCGACCAGAAATCACAGACGGGATTGTTCATCCGAACTGTCGGTATCACCCGGGCCACCATGAGGATCGGGCTGGCCAATATCGTCTACAACATGCGCCGCTTCCTCTTCCTCGAAAGGTTGAACGCGAGCGCGTAG
- a CDS encoding molybdopterin-binding protein, whose amino-acid sequence MKISARNQIAGTITGITKGATTSHVTIDVGGNTITASITNEAVADLNLKIGEKATAIIKASDVMVGV is encoded by the coding sequence ATGAAAATCAGCGCACGCAACCAGATTGCAGGCACGATTACCGGCATTACCAAGGGCGCGACCACATCGCATGTCACGATTGATGTGGGCGGCAACACCATTACCGCCTCCATCACGAATGAAGCCGTGGCCGACCTGAACCTGAAGATTGGTGAAAAAGCGACCGCGATCATCAAGGCATCCGATGTGATGGTGGGCGTCTGA
- a CDS encoding ribonucleotide-diphosphate reductase subunit beta — protein MSKDTPNLLSPSPVYKPFRYPWAYEAWQTQQQLHWLPEEIPLGDDVKDWNNNLSETERYLVTQIFRLFTQQDTEVENAYIDLYMPRFKPTEVRMMLSAFTNMESIHQAAYSHLLDTIGMPETEYAAFLEYEEMAAKHEFLKRFNMEDHYNTALSMAVFAGFTEGLQLFASFAMLLNFPRHNLMKGMGQVVTWSVRDESLHVESITRLFKTYMQEFGRQIDKPAVAAAIHTACREIVTNEDRFIDLAFRMGPVQGLSADEVKQYIRFIANRRLIGLELDPIYDVPSNPLPWIDEMMNAVEHTNFFENRATEYSRGATQGTWDEAFA, from the coding sequence ATGAGCAAAGACACACCGAATCTTCTCTCGCCCAGCCCGGTCTACAAGCCGTTCCGCTACCCCTGGGCGTATGAGGCATGGCAGACCCAGCAGCAGTTGCACTGGCTGCCTGAGGAAATTCCCCTTGGCGATGACGTGAAGGACTGGAACAACAACCTGTCCGAAACCGAGCGCTATCTGGTCACCCAGATCTTCCGGCTGTTTACCCAGCAGGATACCGAGGTCGAGAACGCCTATATCGACCTGTACATGCCGCGCTTCAAACCGACCGAAGTGCGGATGATGCTCTCGGCATTCACCAACATGGAAAGCATCCATCAGGCCGCCTATTCCCATCTGCTCGACACCATCGGCATGCCCGAGACGGAATATGCCGCCTTCCTCGAATACGAGGAAATGGCCGCGAAGCATGAGTTCCTCAAGCGCTTCAACATGGAAGACCACTACAACACCGCGCTCTCCATGGCCGTGTTCGCGGGCTTTACCGAGGGGCTGCAGCTTTTCGCCTCGTTCGCCATGCTGCTCAACTTCCCGCGCCATAACCTGATGAAGGGCATGGGCCAGGTCGTGACATGGTCGGTGCGCGACGAGAGCCTGCACGTTGAATCCATCACGCGCCTGTTCAAGACCTACATGCAGGAATTCGGCCGCCAGATTGACAAACCTGCCGTGGCCGCCGCCATCCACACGGCCTGCCGCGAAATCGTGACCAATGAGGACCGCTTCATCGATCTCGCCTTCCGCATGGGGCCGGTGCAGGGGCTGAGCGCTGATGAGGTCAAGCAGTACATCCGCTTCATCGCCAACCGCCGCCTGATCGGCCTCGAACTCGACCCGATCTATGACGTGCCGAGCAATCCGCTGCCGTGGATTGACGAGATGATGAACGCGGTGGAGCACACCAACTTCTTTGAAAACCGCGCCACCGAATACAGCCGGGGGGCGACGCAGGGTACTTGGGATGAAGCCTTCGCCTGA